A window of Christiangramia forsetii KT0803 contains these coding sequences:
- a CDS encoding P-II family nitrogen regulator codes for MREVKAFIREKRANEVMQALRTEGFESLTVSEAEGTGRYTQRKDSPSLRFPLAHSKMSKLEIVCRKEDVPKIVQVIHQNGGKGEKGEGLIYVSEVLEIYKVRTGELSKEDI; via the coding sequence ATGAGGGAAGTTAAAGCGTTTATCCGAGAAAAAAGAGCCAATGAGGTGATGCAGGCATTGCGTACTGAAGGTTTTGAAAGCCTAACGGTTTCTGAGGCTGAAGGTACCGGAAGATATACTCAAAGAAAAGATTCTCCATCCCTTAGGTTTCCTCTTGCCCATAGCAAAATGTCTAAGTTGGAAATTGTCTGCAGGAAAGAAGATGTGCCAAAGATCGTGCAGGTGATCCATCAGAACGGCGGTAAGGGTGAAAAAGGGGAAGGGCTCATTTACGTGTCTGAAGTACTTGAAATTTATAAGGTAAGAACTGGAGAATTAAGCAAAGAG